From the genome of Populus trichocarpa isolate Nisqually-1 chromosome 15, P.trichocarpa_v4.1, whole genome shotgun sequence, one region includes:
- the LOC7476747 gene encoding 21 kDa protein, protein MADLTSKSLILIAISFFINSSSAATVTPQSSIEFIRTSCSTTTYPRLCYTSLSIHSRTIQTSPKLIASAALNVTLSSAKSTSTMMSKLSQSHGLKPKEVSAMKDCVEELSDAVYELRESIDEMDHVKRSDFEVMISDVRTWVSAAMTDESTCSDGFAGNAMNGNLKRAVRGRIMNIAQLTSNALALVNNYALLDG, encoded by the coding sequence ATGGCAGATTTAACTTCCAAGTCTCTTATTCTTATTGCCATCagttttttcataaattctAGCTCAGCTGCTACAGTCACCCCACAAAGCAGCATAGAATTCATAAGAACATCTTGTAGTACTACAACTTATCCAAGACTGTGCTATACTTCCCTCTCAATCCATTCACGCACAATCCAAACAAGCCCTAAGCTCATAGCAAGTGCAGCCCTTAATGTAACACTATCATCAGCTAAATCAACGTCAACCATGATGTCCAAGCTCTCTCAAAGCCATGGCCTGAAGCCGAAGGAGGTATCGGCCATGAAAGATTGTGTAGAGGAGTTGAGTGATGCGGTATATGAGCTTAGAGAATCCATTGATGAAATGGATCATGTAAAACGGTCCGACTTTGAGGTGATGATAAGTGATGTGCGAACTTGGGTCAGTGCTGCTATGACTGATGAGAGCACATGCAGTGATGGCTTCGCAGGGAATGCTATGAATGGTAATTTGAAGAGAGCTGTTAGGGGAAGGATTATGAACATAGCACAGTTGACTAGCAATGCCTTGGCTTTGGTCAACAACTATGCCTTACTTGATGGTTAG